A single Calidifontibacter indicus DNA region contains:
- a CDS encoding ATP-binding protein: MTDDASNDSWVRTVRLAFTSDSVPEVRQVFRDDLLDSLVPDDVVEETETVVSELVANALLHGRPLPDGTIRVHWKVRPPRIEIEVSDGGGDNAPAPKPQTPWANSGRGLRIVRSLAHEWGVADEDSRTTVWAAMGGPSRRRV, encoded by the coding sequence ATGACCGACGACGCCTCGAACGACTCCTGGGTGCGCACCGTACGCCTCGCCTTCACCAGCGACTCCGTGCCGGAGGTGCGCCAGGTCTTCCGCGACGACCTCTTGGACTCCCTCGTGCCCGACGACGTCGTCGAGGAAACCGAAACCGTCGTCTCCGAACTCGTCGCCAACGCGCTCCTGCACGGGCGGCCGCTGCCCGACGGCACCATTCGCGTGCACTGGAAGGTGCGCCCGCCGCGCATCGAGATCGAGGTCAGCGACGGCGGCGGCGACAACGCCCCCGCCCCCAAGCCGCAGACCCCGTGGGCCAACAGCGGACGCGGCCTGCGCATCGTCCGCTCGCTCGCCCACGAGTGGGGCGTCGCCGACGAAGACTCCCGCACCACCGTGTGGGCCGCGATGGGCGGCCCCTCGCGCCGCCGCGTCTAA